DNA from Thioclava sp. GXIMD2076:
GGCAAAAAGCCGCAAATAAACACAACCATTGCGTGAATGATGATTTCATCTACTATCGTCAGATCCCTTCCCGAGAGGCCGGAGCATGGTTGCAACGATATATACCACCGCATTCGAAGGGGTGGAGGCCGTGCCGGTCGAGATCCAATGCGCCCTGTCGCCCGGATTGCCCGGGTTCTCCATCGTGGGATTGCCCGACAAAGCCGTGAGCGAGGCACGCGAGCGGATCCGGGCTGCGCTTTCGGCACTGTCGATCGCGCTGCCGCTGGAACGGATCACCGTCAATCTGGCCCCTGCCGACCTGCCCAAATCCGGTGCGCATTACGATCTGCCGATCGCGCTGGCCCTGCTGGGTGCGATGGGGATCGTGCCCGGAGACCGGACCATCGGCGTGACGGCAATTGGCGAGCTATCGCTCGACGGGCGGCTCGTCGCCGTGCCCGGCGCGCTTCCCAGCGCGATGAGTGCCGCAGCCCATGACCGTGTCCTTCTGTGCCCCGCAGGTTGCGCGGCAGAGGCTGCGTGGGCTGGGCGCGATCTGGTCTTTGCCGCCAGCCATCTGGATGCGATGGTGCGCCATCTGAGCGGCACTGCCCCTTTGTTACCCGCCACGCCTTCCCCTGCGGCGATTGCGCAGAGCCGCCATGATCTCGCCGATGTCAAAGGGCAGGCCCGCGCCCGCCGGGCGCTGGAAATTGCTGCCGCTGGCCGCCATCACCTGTTGATGGTCGGCCCGCCCGGATCGGGAAAATCCATGCTGGCGCGCTGTCTGCCCGGCATCATGCCGCTTCTGACCGCCTCCGAAGCGCTGGAAACATCGGTGATCCAGTCGGTCGCCGGACAGCTGCCCGAGGAGGGGCTCTCGCGCACTGCCCCCTATCGCGCGCCCCATCACACCGCCTCCATGGCCGCCCTTGTGGGGGGCGGACGCGGCGCGGGGCCGGGCGAGATCAGTCTGGCCCATAACGGGGTGCTGTTTCTGGACGAGCTGCCTGAATTCCAGCGTAGTGTGCTGGAGACTCTGCGCCAGCCCATCGAGAGCGGCGAGGTCAGCGTGTCGCGCGCCAATGCGCATCTGACCTATCCGGCGCGGTTTCTGGCGGTGGCGGCGGCCAATCCTTGTCGCTGTGGCCATCTGGGGGAGGCCTCCCGCGCCTGCCCGCGTGCGCCCGACTGCGGGGCGGAGTATCTGGGCAAACTGTCTGGGCCGCTTCTGGACCGGTTCGATCTGCGTATCGAGGTGCCCCCCGTCGCCTATAGCGAGCTTGCGGCCCTGCCAACGGGGGAAGCAAGTGACACGGTGCGGGCCCGTGTCTCTGCCGCACGCGACAGACAGGCGCGGCGCTATGCCGATCACCCGGAAATCCGCGCCAACGCCGATGTCTCCGGCCAGTTTCTGGACGAGATCGCACGCCCCGATGCAGAGGGCGAGGCGGTGCTGGCCCGCGCTGCCGAGCGGCTGAGGCTCTCGGCGCGGGGCTATCACCGCATCCTGCGGGTTGCGCGCACCATTGCCGATCTGGCGGGCGTCGAGCATGTGCAGAAGGCGCATATCTCAGAGGCGGTCAGCTACCGCCTGCTGCTGGCGGCCCCGCAGTCCATGCCCGGCGAATAAAGCGTGACAGATCCTCGATCGCCTCTTCGGCCTCGGGCAGGTAGAGGGCAAAGATCTGCCAGACATGCGGCGTGTCGGGCCAGCTCTGCACCGTGACATCCACCCCGAAACCGCGCAGCCGGTCGGCCATGCGCAGGCTGTCATCGCATAGGATCTCGGTCAGGCTGTGCTGGATCAGCACCGGCCCCGCACCATCGAACCGCGAATAGAGCGGCGAGATCAACGGATCATCGGGCGCAGCCCCCGCCAGCAGCATATCGACCAGCGTGCCGAACTGCTCGGCGGGCAGGATCGGGTCGGCCTCCGCATTCTCGCGCAACGAGGCGCCCTGCCCCGCCAGATCGGTCCATGGTGACATCACACAGGTCGCGGCAGGCGGCGTGCCCCGCGTACAGAGCCGCGCCAACAGCCCCAATGCCAGCCCGCCCCCTGCACTGTCTCCCGCAATCGCGATATCCTGCGGCAAGAAGCCCTGGGCCAGCAGCCCGTCCCATGCCGCCAGCGCATCCTCGGGGGCGGCAGGCAGCGGATGATCGGGAGCCAGACGGTATTCGGGCAGGATCACCTCCGCGCCCAGATGGCGTGAGATCTTGCCCGCAAGCCCGCGGTAATGCCATGCCGAACCCGCCAGATAGGCCCCGCCATGCAGATAGAGAACGGCATGAGTATAGTCGCGGATCACGCCCGCGCGCACGGACAGCGCAGGCACTGCGCCCAGATCGCGTCGCTGCACCAGCAGGCCGGACGGGATGGGGAGCCGGTGGGTGCCCCCCTCGAGTGCCGCACGGGCCTCATGGGGGCCTGTAATCCTGCGGAACCGGCGTTTGACCATATGGCGCAGCATCATGTTGAACATCCGCACGCGCAAGCTCATCCGCCGGTTCCTCTGGTATGCGCCTCAGGCGCCGGTTTGCAAACGGCGGGCCTCGATGGCCTCCCAGATCTTGCAGGTGATATTCACACCATCAAACCGCTCGAGTTCCTGAATACCGGTGGGCGAGGTCACATTGATCTCGGTCAGCCAGTCACCAATCACGTCGATACCGACGAAAATCTGGCCCTTCTCGCGCAGATAGGGGCCGATCTTGGCGCAGATCTCGCGGTCACGCTCGGTCAGCTCCACCTTCTCGGGGCGGCCACCCACATGCATGTTGGAGCGCGTCTCGCCCTCGGCAGGCACGCGGTTGATCGCCCCCACGGGCTCGCCATCGACCAGAATGATGCGCTTGTCGCCCTTGGACACGGCGGGGAGGAATTTCTGCGCGATCAGCGGCTCGCGGTTGATGCCCGAGAACAGCTCGTGCAGCGAGGCGAGGTTGCGATCGTTCGGGTCCAGACGGAACACGCCCGCTCCGCCATTGCCATAGAGCGGCTTGAGGATGATATCGCCGTGCTTCTGCTTGAATTCACGCAGCGTGGTCAGATCGCGGGCGATCATCGTGGGCGGCGTCAGCTCGGGGAAGTTCAGCACCAAGAGCTTCTCCGGCGAATTGCGCACCCAGAAGGGGTCGTTGACCACGAGGGTCTTCGGATGGATGCGGTCCAGCAGATGGGTGGTGGTGATATAGCCCATGTCGAAAGGCGGATCCTGCCGCAGCCAGACCACATCGAAGGTCGACAGGTCGACATCCTGCTTCTCGCCAAGCGTGAAATGGTTGCCCTTCTCGCGACGCACGGTCAGCGGCCAGCCACGGGCATAGATCGCGCCCTCGCGGTAGCTCAGCTGGTCGGGCGTGTAATAGAACAGCTCGTGCCCGCGCGCCTGCGCTTCCTCGGCAATGCGGAAGGTGCTGTCCGCGTCGATATTGATCGGACCGATCGGGTCCATCTGGATTGCAACTTTCAAGGCCATACGCGCCCCCTTTCGTTTGCAGACTTAGTGCACCGAAATGATAAGCACATGCAATCTTGCTGTGATCGGAGGGGATGTTCGATTTTCCACAGATCAGACCCCTTGATCGAAGCGGAAGGCATCGGGGATCAGCCGGATCTCTCCCTTGCCATCCACCAGTGCCAGATCGAACCTCATCGGCTTCAGACGCAGATCGGGATGGCGGGCGATGTAATCAAGCGCCGCCCGCCCGATACGGGCCACTTGCGCGGGCGCAAGCCTCGGGGCCGCCTGCGCGAAAGTTCGGGCGCGCTTCACCTCGACAAAGGCAAGGCACGACCCCTCCATGATCAGGTCGATCTCGCCATAGGGGCCACGCCAGCGGGTTTCGCGGCAGACAAAACCCAAGGCCTCATAGTGACGGGCCACCTGCGCCTCGGCCAACTCGCCCGACAGATGCGCCCGAAGACCGCGCTCCTGGCGCTGCCGGTTTTCGGGTGTATCCTCAGGCGGATGGCTCATTTCTCGGCCATACCGAGCGCGATCTGATAGACCTCGCGGCGCTTGAGCCCGAAATGCTGGGCCACCTCGGCAGAGGCATCCTTCACGCTCATATCGGGCAACAGCTTGCGCAGCGCCGCCTCGATATCCTCGGGCACCGCCTCGCGCTTGCCCGCACGATCCACGAGAATCACGATCTCGCCCTTGATCTCGCGATCGGCCAGAGCCGCCTGCAATTCCGCCACGGTGCCGCGCAACGCCTCCTCGAAACGCTTGGTCAGTTCACGGCAGATCACCACCTGACGATCGAACCCGTAAGCCGCGCCCAGATCCTCGAGCGTGTCCTTCACCCGCTTCGGGCTTTCGTAGAAAATCATCGTCGCGGAGGCGTTATCCATCGTGCGGAACCACTCCTGCTTTGCCTTCGAGGTCCGCGGCGGGAAGCCTGCGAACAGGAAGCGGTCCGAAGGCAGACCCGAGATGGTCAGCGCGGCCAGTGCCGCCGAAGGGCCCGGCGCGGTAAAAACGGGCACATCCGCCTCGATGGCCGCGCGCCCCAGCTGATAGCCCGGATCGGCCACCAAAGGTGTGCCGGCTTCGGAGGCATACACCACGGATTTCCCCTCGGCCAGATGTGCCATCACCTTGGGCCGCGCCTGATCGCCATTCTGGTCGTGATAGGAAATCAGCGGCCGATGATCCAGGCTAACCCCATGAATTTCCATCAGATGCCGCAAAGACCGCGTATCCTCCGCCACCAGCACATCGGCGGTCGCGAGGATGTCGAGCGCCCGCAAGGTGATGTCGCGCGCGGCTCCGATCGGGGTGGCGATAAAGTGCAACCCCGCAGCCAGTTTGCTCGGGCTCGCTTTCGCGCCCACCACGGCCGGTTGTCCGGCCTGCCAATTCCCGCTCATCGCGCACCTTTCGTCAAGTTTACTTCCCCTATGGAAACACCTAGGGTTCGTCCTAATTCAATCCCTGCCGAATGATCAGAGGACCCCGCATGTTCGCGATTTTACGAAAGCGCCGCAACCCACTGATCCGTATCGCAGCTGTGATGTCTGCGTTCTGGGTCGCCGCCTGTGACCCGAACGCGATGACGGGCAGCGGGTCGGGTCAGCGAATCGACACCTCCAAACCGGTGCCTGTCGCCCTACTGCTTCCGGGCGGTTCAGGCAATTCCGGTGATGAAACCTTTGCCCGCTCGCTCAAGCAGGCCGCCGACCTCGCCATCTCCGATCTCGATGGCGTGAAGATCGACCTGCGCGTCTACAATACCGGCGCTAGCCCCGATCAAGCCGCCGCCATGGCCACCAAAGCGGTGGACGAAGGTGCCAAGATCATCCTTGGTCCGGTCTTCGCCCAATCGGCCAATGCCGTCGGCCGGGCCGTGGCCCCGCGCGATGTGAATGTGCTGTCCTTCTCGAACAATACCTCGATTGCAGGTGGCAACGTGTTCGTGCTCGGCCCGACCTTCGAGAATACCGCCAACCGTCTGGTGCGCTATGCCGCCCGCACGGGCAAGCGCAACATCCTCGTCGTGCATGAGCAGAACACGGCCGGTCAGGCAGGGGCACAGGCCATCCAGAACGCGATCAGCGGCTCGGGCGCAAGCCTCGCCGGCACGATGAGCTATCCCTTCTCGCAGCAGGGCGTGATCAATGCCGCAGGCCAGATCGCCGACCGTGCTAAGGCCGATGATGTCGATGCCGTCTTCATGACTGCCGATACCGCAGGCGCGCTGCCGCTCCTGTCGCAGCTGCTGCCCGAGCGTGGCGTGGACACCAGCCAGAAGAAATTCATGGGTCTGACCCGCTGGGATATCCCGCAAGCGACGCTCTCGCTGCCGGGTCTGCAGGGCGGCTGGTTCGCCACCCCCGATCCGAACCTGAACGCGCAGTTCCGTGCCCGTTATCAGGCAGCCTTCGGCGAGGCTCCCTCGCCCATCTCGGGTCTGGCCTATGACGGGATCGCGGCCATCGGTGCGCTGGTGAAATCCGGCAATCCCAATGCGCTGTCGAAATCGGGACTGACCCAGCGCTCGGGCTTTGTGGGCGTAAACGGCGTCTTCCGTCTGCGCTCGGATGGCACCAACGAGCGCGGTCTGGCCGTGGCTCAGGTTGCCAATGGTCAGGTTCAGGTCATCGACCCCGCGCCGCGCAGCTTCTCGGGCGCAGGCTTCTGATCGCCCTTTTCCGCGTGCCAGCCAGCTGGTAACAAGGACATAACGCATAACGGGGCGGCCACGCATCTGCGGGCCGCCCCTTTTCCATGAAGCGCTACCGACAGGGCGCAAGGGAGACGATGATGGACCAGAGCATAGCCGCCGAGGACAGGCTGACGACCCCTCTTCCCGACGAGGCGCCCCTTCTGCTGAAAAGCGACGAGCTGATCCCGGCTCTCGATCTGGTTCTGGAGGGCCTGAGCGACCCCAAGGAGATCAGCACCGCCACGGTGCGGTTCCTCAACACCGCCCGCGATGCGGCGCGCCTGTGGATCGAGGCGGAGCTGGCGGGCCATCCCCGCATCGCGCGGAGCACGGTCGAACATTATGCGCGCATGACCGATGGTATGGTGCGCGCCGTGGTCCATGTGGCCTCGGATTACCTCAACCCGCAAACGCCCAAGGCTGGCAAGACACCCGAGATCATCACCGTGCTGGGCGTGGGCGGCTATGGCCGCGCCGAGATGGCACCGCATTCGGATGTCGACCTGCTCTTTTTGGGCGACAAGAAGCTGAGCCCGTGGACCGAGGCCGTGATCCAGAGCATGCTCTATATGCTGTGGGACCTGAAGCTGAAGGTCGGCCATGCCTCGCGCACCATCGATGACTGTATCCAGCTCGGGCGCGAGGATTTCACCATCCGCACCGCCCTTCTGGAACAGCGGTTCCTATGCGGCGACGAGGCGCTGGCGCGCAAGTTGGCCACCCAGCTGCGCAAACAGCTCTTTGCTAATTCCGCGCCCGAATTCGTGGAGGCCAAGCTCGACGAGCGCGCCAAGCGCCACCAGCGTCAGGGTGGCCAGCGCTATGTGCTCGAACCCAATGTGAAGGAAGGCAAAGGCGGTCTGCGCGATCTGCAGACCCTCTACTGGATCGCGAAATACGTCCATTCGGTGAACCGTGCCGCCGAACTGGTGGCGCTCGGGGCCTTCACCGAGGAGGAATACCGCAATTTCCGCTCGGCCGAGGATTATCTCTGGGCGGTGCGCTGCCATCTGCATCTGATCGCCCATCGTGCCGCCGACCAGCTGACCTTCGACATGCAGGTCGAGGTGGCCGGACGCATGGGTTATGAGGATACCGCCGGACGCCGCGCGGTCGAGGTTTTCATGCAGGACTACTTCCGCCACGCCACGATCGTGGGCGATGTGACGCGGATCTTCCTGACCAAGCTTGAGGCACAGCATGTCAAACATGCGCCCAAACTCACCCGCATCTTCCGCCGCAGACGGCATCTGAAACCGCCCTTCGTCGATGACATCCGCCGGATCAACGTCTCCGACGAGGCGTCCTTCCTTGCCGATCCGCTCAATCTCCTGCGGGTCTTCGAGGAGGCACTGCGCACGGGCCTTCTGATCCATCCCGATGTGATGCGGCTGGTGCAATCGAACCTGCATCTGTTTGACGACACCTTGCGCAAGACCCCCGAGGCGCGGCGGATCTTCCTCGATCTGCTGCTCAAGCATGGCAATCCCGAGCGTGCGCTGCGGCGGATGAACGAACTGAACGTGCTGGGGGCCTTCATCCCCGAATTCGAACCGATCGTGGCGATGATGCAGTTCAACATGTATCACAGCTACACGGTGGACGAGCATACCATACAGGTCATCTCGGCGCTTGCGCAGATCGAGCGCGGCGAGCTGATCGAGGAACTGCCGCTCTCTTCCGAGATCCTCAAGGAAGGGATCAACCGCAAGGTCATGTATGTGGCTCTCCTGCTGCATGACATCGGCAAGGGCCGCCCCGAGGACCATTCAATCCTGGGCGCGAAGATCTCGCGCACGGTCACCCCGCGTCTGGGGCTGAAAGAGGCCGAATGCGAGACAGTGGAGTGGCTGGTGCGCAACCATCTGGTCATGTCCGACATGGCACAGAAGCGCGACATCTCCGACCCGCGCACCATCAAGGAATTCGCCAAGGTGGTCAAAACGCGCCAGCGGCTGGACCTGCTGACGGTGCTGACGGTCTGCGATATCCGCGGTGTCGGTCCCAATGTGTGGAACAACTGGAAGGCCACGCTGATCCGTCGTCTGCATGCGGAGACGGCGCAGGCGCTGGAACACGGACTGGAGGCGATCAACCGCGACCAGCGCGCGCAGGATGCCCGAAAGGCGCTGCGCGACCGGCTGGAGGCGGAGGGCTGGGACCCGAAGGTGCGTCGCGCCGAGGTTGCCCGCCACACGCCCGCTTATTGGCAGGGGCTTTCGACCCAGACCCAATATGCCTTCGCCCATCTGCTCAGGGACCTGCCCGATGACGAGATCCGCATCGATGTTCAGGTCGACGCCGATCACGATGCCACCCGTGCAGCTTTTGCGCTGGTGGATCATCCGGGTATCTTCGCGCGACTGTCGGGGGCGGTGGCACTGGTGGGCGCCAATGTCGTCGATGCGCGCACCTATACCACCAAGGACGGCTATGCGACGGCGGCCTTCTGGCTGCAGGATGCCGAAGGCCACCCGTTCGAGGCCTCGCGCCTGCCGCGCCTGCGCAATATGATCGACAAGACCCTCAAGGGCGAGGTCGTGGCCCGCGATGCGCTGAAAGATCGCGACAAAGTCAAGAAACGCGAGCGCGAATTCCGCTTCCCGACGCATATCATGTTCGATAATGACGGCTCGGAACTCTACACCATCGTCGAGGTGGACACCCGCGACCGACCGGGGCTCCTTTATGACCTGACGCGGGCCTTGGCCTCGAGCAATATCTACATCGCCTCGGCGCAGATCGCGACCTACGGGGCGCAGGTGGTCGATACCTTCTATGTGAAGGATATGTTCGGCCATAAGCTCCACGCACAATCCAAGCGCGAGAAACTGGAACAACGTCTGCGCGATTACATCGAAAGCGGTGCGAAGCGGGCGAATAACTGATGAAGGCCATTCGATGAAGGCAGGACGGTTGGTCAGGGGTTTCCTGACCGTAGGCCTCTGGACGCTGGGCAGCCGCGTTCTGGGCTTTGTGCGCGATATGATGATGGCGGCCTACCTTGGCACAGGACCGGTGGCCGAGGCCTTCATGGTCGCGTTTTCCCTGCCCAACATGTTCCGCCGCTTCTTTGCCGAGGGCGCGTTCAACATGGCTTTCGTGCCGATGTTCGCCAAACGCGTGGAGGCGGGTGAGGACCCGCATGGCCTTGCGCGCGACGCGTTCAAGGGGCTCTTTGCCGTCCTCTTCCTCTTCACGATCATCGGCACGATCGCCATGCCGTGGCTGGTCTGGGCGATGGCTGCGGGCTTTGCGGGAGATGCACGGTTCGACATGGCCGTGGATTTCGGCAGGATCACCTTCATCTATATCCTCTTCGTCTCGCTTGTGGCGCTTTTATCGGGCATTCTCAACACGTTCGGGAAATTCACCGAGGCCTCTATCGTCCCGATCCTGATGAATGTGATGTTCATCCTCGCGATGATGGCGGCCAATTACGCGGGCTGGGATATGGGCACCACGCTGGCCTGGACAGTGCCTGCCACGGGGGTCGTGCAGTTCGGATTTGCATGGGTTGCGGCGCGCAAGCTGGGCTATACGCTCCTGCCCGGCCGTCCGCGCATGACGCCGGAACTCAAGCGCCTCTTGGTCATCGCGGGCCCCGCCGTTCTGGCCGGTGGCGTGGTGCAGATCAACCTGCTGGTCGGGCGTCAGGTGGCGTCCTTTACCGAAGGCGCCGTGGCATGGCTGAGCTATGCCGACCGTCTCTACCAGCTGCCTCTGGGCGTAGTGGGCATCGCCATCGGCACGGTGCTTCTGCCCACCCTCTCGCGCCATCTGCGCGCGGGCGAGGAGGCGGAGGGCCGCGAGAGTTTCTCGCGCGGGGCCGAGTTCGCGCTGTTTCTCACCCTGCCCTCGGCGGTAGCGCTGGTTGTGATCGCACCGCAGCTGATCTCGGTGCTTTATGACCGTGGCGCGTGGCGGGCCGAGGATACGGTGGCCACCGCTCTGGTGCTCGCGATCTATGGCGTGGGACTGCCCGCTTTCGTGCTGCAAAAAGTGCTGCAACCGGTGTTCTATGCCCGCGAGGACACCCGCCGCCCCTTCCATTACGCCGTCGTCTCGATGGTGGTGAATGCCGTGGCCGCGATCGGCCTTATGCCGCTGATCGGGTTCTCCGCTGCCGCTCTGGGCACCACGATCTCGGGCTGGGTCATGCTCGGCCAGCTCTGGTGGGGCGCACGCAATCTGGGCAAGGCAGCGCGCCCCGATGCGCGTTTCTGGAAGAGCCTGTGGAAAATCGCCGTTGCCTGCGCGGTGATGGGGGTGCAGCTCGTCTATACCGCCCGCTGGCTTGCGCCCATGCTGGCCGATCATGGCGCACGCTGGGGGGCCTTGGGGATCCTGTGCGGCTCGGGCATCGTGGTCTATTTCGCGGTTGCGGGGCTCTTGGGCATTTTCGGGCTGGCCGAGTTCAAGGCCAATCTGCGCCGCCGCAGGAAGTAATCAAACGGAAACGGCGCCCCGCGAGGCGCCGTTACGTTTGACCATCAGCGCCGGTTGCGCAGCTTGGCCAGCACCCGTCCCCAGCCACCGGGCGACACGAAGAAGCTGACCACGAAGCCCACGATGAAGCCCGAAAGGTCCGCGATCCATTGATCGGTGCCACCGAAGATCAGGCTGAACAGGAGCTGGATCCCCATCAGGAACCCGATCAGCTGGAAGGCCTGCATCCGGTTGCCACGGGTCGCGCCCAGATAGGTCCACTGGATGAAGCTGAACGCCCCGATCAGCCCGTAGGCCGCCGGATAGCCGCCATAGAGCGCGCCTTGGGTAAAGGGCAGCGCGGTATAGATCAGCGCCGCCAGAATGGAGGAGGCAAAGAACACCACAGCCACCGCCCAGCCACGGAAGACCTCGCCCACCATCTTGCCAAGCGCCAGAATGAAGACCAGCACGAAAGCCGCATGGGTGAAGCTGCCATGGACAAACGGATAGGTCACCACCCGTGCCATCTGGCGCCACGGATGCACCCCCGCCTCCATCATCGCCCGCATCAGGTTCGGGTCATAGGCAAAGCGCTGCAGCGCCTCGGCCCGCCAGACGACCCCGTTCTGGAACAGCCCCGCCTGCCCCAGCCCGAACATCAGCTCGCCGATGATGATGGGGGCGGCCAGAATCCAGACGATCGGCGGCAATTTGTTCAACGGGCCTTCATTGTAACCGGAGCGCATGCGGGTTCCTTCACTTGGGTTGCGCCAGAATATGGGGCGCAGGAGCCGCCCCTTCAACATATCGGAGGCGGATATCAGGGTAAGGACGGGGCCAGACATTGATCCCCGCCGGATTTGGGGATAAGCGAGCAAGGACGATATTACCAGCCTGCATGCAGGGGAGCCTCAGATGAGCGATACGACCGTAACCCCGCCCGAAACGCCGAATGCGAATTTCACGCCGCGGATCTTCTCCGGCATCCAGCCGTCCGGCAACCTGACGCTGGGCAACTATCTTGGTGCCCTCAAGCGTTTTGCCCAGAAGCAGGATGAGGGGATCGAGACGATCTACTGTCTCGTGGACATGCATGCGATCACCGTCTGGCAGGACCCCGAGGCACTGCGCCGCCAGACCCGCGAGGCTGCTGCCGCCTTCATCGCCTCGGGCGTGGATCCGTCAAAATCGATCCTCTTCAACCAGTCCCAGGTCGGCGCCCATGCCGAGCTGGCATGGCTCTTCAACTGCACCGCGCGTCTGGGCTGGATGAACCGGATGACCCAGTTCAAGGACAAGGCCGGCAAGAATGCCGAGAAGGCCTCGCTGGGCCTTTACGCCTATCCTGCGCTGATGGCTGCCGATATCCTGCTCTATCATGCCACGATGGTGCCGGTGGGCGAGGACCAGAAGCAGCATGTCGAACTGACCCGCGACATCGCCAACAAGTTCAACCATGATTTCGGTGTCGACTTCTTCCCCGAGCCCGAGCCGCTGATCGAGGGGGCTGCCACCCGCGTCATGAGCCTGCGCGACGGCTCGAAGAAGATGTCGAAATCCGACCCCTCGGATGCTTCGCGCATCAATCTGACCGATGATGCCGACACCATCGCCAAGAAATTTCGCAAGGCCCGCACCGATGCCGAGCCGCTTCCGGAAACGGTCGAGGGCCTGTCGGAGCGCCCCGAGGCCCGCAATCTGGTCAATATCTACGCGGCCCTCGCCGATATGACCGCGGCGCAGGTGGTGGCGGAATTCGCAGGCAAGGGCTTTGGCGATTTCAAACCGGCTCTGGCCGATCTTGCGGTCGAGAAGCTCGCGCCCATCTCCACCGAGATGAAACGCCTGATGGATGATGTGACAGAGATCGACCGGATCCTTGGTCACGGGGCCGAGCAGGCCGATGCCATCGCGCGCCCGATCGTCGAGAAAACCTATAACATCATGGGCATGGTGCGCTCGCGTTGATCTTTTCCGGGTTACGGGCCGCACCGGCCCGTAACCGCGGGAGAACGGGGGCTCGATGCCCCCGAAGCCCGCACCCCCTTGGCAGAGCCCGCCATCCTGCCTACCTTCAAGCCTAAAGGCCCCAAAGGACATCTCCATGAAACAGCCGCTCAACCTCTATCTCGCCGCCCCCCGCGGCTTCTGCGCCGGCGTGGACCGCGCGATCAAGATCGTGGAAATGGCTTTGGAGAAATGGGGCGCACCGGTCTATGTCCGCCACGAGATCGTCCATAATAAATTCGTCGTCGACAGCCTGCGCGACAAGGGCGCGGTCTTTGTCGAGGAACTCGATGAATGCCCCGATGATCGCCCCGTGATCTTCTCGGCCCATGGCGTGCCCAAAGCCGTGCCCGCCGAGGCCGCACGCCGCGAGATGGTCTACGTGGATGCCACATGCCCGCTAGTCTCGAAGGTCCATATCGAGGCCGAGCGCCATCACGCCGCAGGCCTCCAGATGATCATGATCGGCCATGCCGGCCATCCCGAGGTTCTGGGCACCATGGGCCAGCTGCCCGAGGGCGAGGTCCTGCTGGTGGAAACCGAGGCCGACGTGCCCCATCTCGCCCCGCGCGACCCGAAGGCGCTGGCCTTCATCACCCAGACCACGCTCTCGGTCGATGATACCGCAGGCATCGTGGCAGCATTGCAAAAGCGCTTCCCCGCCATTGTCGGCCCCGCCAAGGAAGACATCTGCTACGCCACCACCAACCGTCAGGCCGCGGTCAAGGCCATCGCGCCGAAGATCGACGCGCTGCTGGTGATCGGCGCGCCCAACTCGTCCAATTCGCGCCGCCTCGTCGAGGTCGGCACCTCCGAGGGCTGCGCCTATAGCCAGCTTGTCCAGCGCGCCGCCGATATCGACTGGCGCGCGCTTGACGGCATCACCTCCATCGGCATCACCGCCGGTGCCTCGGCGCCCGAAGTGCTGATCAACGAGGTGATCGACGCTTTCCGCGACCGCTATGACGTGACCGTCGAACAGGTGGAAACCGCGCAGGAACGGGTCGAGTTCAAAGTCCCCCGCGTGCTGCGCGAAACCGCCTGATGCGCGCGCCCGGCATCGGCGCGCCCCGCCGCGCCCTCGCCCTGAGCGCCCTTCTCTGCCTGCCACTGGTCTGGGCCGTGATCGCCACCCGCGACGGGCGGCTGACCCTGCCCGTCTCCACCACGCCCCGCGACATCGCCGCCTTCTGGGCTCTGGTCCTGCTGGCGCTCTGGGCCTTCCGCGCCGCCCGAAGGATGCAGGCCAGCACCTCCATCTTGCTCGCCCATACCCTGCCCCTCTTTGCGACCATCGCGGCCATACGCGCGGGGATGCCGGTCATACAAAGCCTCTTTATTGCCCATCTGGTCACGCTCATCAT
Protein-coding regions in this window:
- a CDS encoding penicillin-binding protein activator, with protein sequence MFAILRKRRNPLIRIAAVMSAFWVAACDPNAMTGSGSGQRIDTSKPVPVALLLPGGSGNSGDETFARSLKQAADLAISDLDGVKIDLRVYNTGASPDQAAAMATKAVDEGAKIILGPVFAQSANAVGRAVAPRDVNVLSFSNNTSIAGGNVFVLGPTFENTANRLVRYAARTGKRNILVVHEQNTAGQAGAQAIQNAISGSGASLAGTMSYPFSQQGVINAAGQIADRAKADDVDAVFMTADTAGALPLLSQLLPERGVDTSQKKFMGLTRWDIPQATLSLPGLQGGWFATPDPNLNAQFRARYQAAFGEAPSPISGLAYDGIAAIGALVKSGNPNALSKSGLTQRSGFVGVNGVFRLRSDGTNERGLAVAQVANGQVQVIDPAPRSFSGAGF
- a CDS encoding [protein-PII] uridylyltransferase; amino-acid sequence: MDQSIAAEDRLTTPLPDEAPLLLKSDELIPALDLVLEGLSDPKEISTATVRFLNTARDAARLWIEAELAGHPRIARSTVEHYARMTDGMVRAVVHVASDYLNPQTPKAGKTPEIITVLGVGGYGRAEMAPHSDVDLLFLGDKKLSPWTEAVIQSMLYMLWDLKLKVGHASRTIDDCIQLGREDFTIRTALLEQRFLCGDEALARKLATQLRKQLFANSAPEFVEAKLDERAKRHQRQGGQRYVLEPNVKEGKGGLRDLQTLYWIAKYVHSVNRAAELVALGAFTEEEYRNFRSAEDYLWAVRCHLHLIAHRAADQLTFDMQVEVAGRMGYEDTAGRRAVEVFMQDYFRHATIVGDVTRIFLTKLEAQHVKHAPKLTRIFRRRRHLKPPFVDDIRRINVSDEASFLADPLNLLRVFEEALRTGLLIHPDVMRLVQSNLHLFDDTLRKTPEARRIFLDLLLKHGNPERALRRMNELNVLGAFIPEFEPIVAMMQFNMYHSYTVDEHTIQVISALAQIERGELIEELPLSSEILKEGINRKVMYVALLLHDIGKGRPEDHSILGAKISRTVTPRLGLKEAECETVEWLVRNHLVMSDMAQKRDISDPRTIKEFAKVVKTRQRLDLLTVLTVCDIRGVGPNVWNNWKATLIRRLHAETAQALEHGLEAINRDQRAQDARKALRDRLEAEGWDPKVRRAEVARHTPAYWQGLSTQTQYAFAHLLRDLPDDEIRIDVQVDADHDATRAAFALVDHPGIFARLSGAVALVGANVVDARTYTTKDGYATAAFWLQDAEGHPFEASRLPRLRNMIDKTLKGEVVARDALKDRDKVKKREREFRFPTHIMFDNDGSELYTIVEVDTRDRPGLLYDLTRALASSNIYIASAQIATYGAQVVDTFYVKDMFGHKLHAQSKREKLEQRLRDYIESGAKRANN
- the murJ gene encoding murein biosynthesis integral membrane protein MurJ, which codes for MKAGRLVRGFLTVGLWTLGSRVLGFVRDMMMAAYLGTGPVAEAFMVAFSLPNMFRRFFAEGAFNMAFVPMFAKRVEAGEDPHGLARDAFKGLFAVLFLFTIIGTIAMPWLVWAMAAGFAGDARFDMAVDFGRITFIYILFVSLVALLSGILNTFGKFTEASIVPILMNVMFILAMMAANYAGWDMGTTLAWTVPATGVVQFGFAWVAARKLGYTLLPGRPRMTPELKRLLVIAGPAVLAGGVVQINLLVGRQVASFTEGAVAWLSYADRLYQLPLGVVGIAIGTVLLPTLSRHLRAGEEAEGRESFSRGAEFALFLTLPSAVALVVIAPQLISVLYDRGAWRAEDTVATALVLAIYGVGLPAFVLQKVLQPVFYAREDTRRPFHYAVVSMVVNAVAAIGLMPLIGFSAAALGTTISGWVMLGQLWWGARNLGKAARPDARFWKSLWKIAVACAVMGVQLVYTARWLAPMLADHGARWGALGILCGSGIVVYFAVAGLLGIFGLAEFKANLRRRRK